Sequence from the Terriglobales bacterium genome:
CCAACCGCATTCGCGGCAAGCTTGCGCCCGATGGCCAGGGCATCGAGGCCACCATCATGGGCAGGACGGTCTCGCTGCCGGCAAACTGGAAAGGGAAGAATCCCGGCGCCGAGTTGCACTCCATGCACGGCCTGATTCTGGCCTCAAAGATGGATAAGTTTTCCTCCAATAAAACCGCGGACGGTGGTGTTGTCACCGCGCTCGTGCACGCTGGCGACTTCGGCGGACACTGGCTTTCCCAAACTGACCTCAACTTCAAAGCTACGCTGAGCGTCGGCGCCATCGACCTGGAGGTAACCGCAAGGAACGTGGGCAAGGAACCGGAGCCCATGGGGATTGGCTGGCACCCTTGGTTTGCGATTCTCAGTGGGGACCGCACGCAGGCGAAACTGCACATCCCGGCAAAGATGAGAGTCGAAGTCAACAACTATGACGATGTTTTTCCTAGCGGCAAATTGCTGCCTACAGCCGGCACCGATTTCGATTTCACCGCTGCAGCCGGCAAGACCCTTGCCAAACAGTATCTCGACGACAATTTCACCGACCTGCAGCGCTCTGCGAATGGCGCCCCCGAGGTGACCCTGGCCGATCCTGCTGCCAAATATGGCTTACGAGTTATTGCATTATCCCGCCAGATTCTGGCCTTCCAGGTGTACGCACCGCCGGAGAAGCCGGTGGTCGCCATCGAACCGCAGTTCAATCTTGTGGATCCATTCAACCCCGCCTGGGGAAAGACCAACACCGGTATGGTCACACTAAAGCCCGGCCAGTCGGTTACCTATCATGTCCGCTTGGAACTCTTCACGCCGTAGGCGGGCTTGGATGGCGCGGACGGGGCGCCGCGCCACCTCGGAGACTTGTGGACAGGGCGTCTGTAGCGCACAAGCCTGCCTCCTACCCAATGCCTTCCTAGAGATGTGAAGCAATTTGCACATTTTCCAGCGGCGACTGCGGACCTTGCCGACCCCGATTCTGGATGTGTGTAATCTGCTTTTTTTCAATGGCATACGGTGAGGCAGGAGATTGCCGCAGCAGTCCCAGATGGAAAGACAATTGCCTATGAAGTGGTTGGGTCATGAAAGAGGGCTCCTGGATGAAGCAACTTTGGGTTCTTGTACTTCTGCTACTGGTATCCCCCGCCACCTTCGGTACGACATACAGTTTCCACCCCGTGCCGAGCGACATGAACGACATCGATCATCACTTTCTGTACTCGTGGTCCATTTCAGGGATCAGTCTGGCCGGACAGACCATCACTAGCGCCAAGCTGGGGTTCACGAACATTCAGAATTGGAACGCCAATCCCAATATTCTCTACATTCACATGTTCGACAGCGCGCTGAACACGCCGAATCCGGCCGCCTCGCCTGCGCCGGTAACCTGCCTGAGCAACACGCAAAACTCCAAGCCGGTGACAACCTGCCAATACCAGTACGATCTGGGCAGCCCGGATCCGAACATCAGCAATTTTGTGGATTATATCGGGACGAACAATCCCAGCCACAGTCCGGCCAATGCGACCGCCGAGAACCTGTTCGGCGCCAGCGTGCTGACTTCAGGGAACACGCTGCTGGGCAGCCCCTCGTTTACCACGACGCCGCAAACCTACTGGCTGACTTTCAATTCCTCTGAGCTGGCGGCGCTACAGGCGTACCTGAACAACAGCGGAAATGTGGCTTTCGGTTTCGATCCGAATTGCCACTTCTTCAACGATGGGATCGTCTTCAAGTACACCACAGATCCCGTGCCCGAACCGGGAAGCATGCTGCTGCTGGGTAGCGGGCTGTGCGGGCTGGCGGGAGTGGTGCGCCGCAAGCTGCGGAAGTAGTTCCGTTCAACTGGGGCGGGGAGCGATGATCCCCGTCCCGATCTTCTCACAATCAAGGCGATCTCGCCTGTCCCACCCAGGATTTGTGTGGGACACTGAATCGCTTGTCTTGACGTGCCACCACTGTGACGACATCGCCCAAACTTCGTTTCGGCCTCAGCCTTCTCTTGCTCCTGCTGGGGTTCTTGCCCAGTTCATCCGCGCAAGACTGGACCGATTGGCTTGGGCCGAGCGGCGGCCCAACGCTCCGAGCTCGGCTCAGAGACAAGGATCAGAACGCCAAACTGCACATCGCCGCCGTCGAAGTGGAGGTGAACAATATCTGGTTGCACTCTCCCGATGTCGTTCCCGAGCCCGGCATCCAGCTTGGTGTCCTACAGTATCAATTGGATCATTGCTCCCCAGTGGTCACCACCGACACGCGCCTTCGATTTCAAGATCTAACAGCCGGAAAGCACGTCATCAGTGTCGGAGTACTCGGCCTAAACAACGATTTGCTTACGCCAAAAGCTAACCTCAAGGTTACCGTTCCCTAGACACTCCGCATGCGGAATGTCTTGACGCTTTTTCCTCCCGCTATTAGGTTAGCTAGCTCAACCCATGCATGCCGAATCGATCCCAGCGGCGCCTGCCTTTTCTTATTCTCGTGGCGGTGGGATTGCTGGCAGGTCTCGCATCAGCCGAGAAGATCGCCGACATCCGCCCCACCGGGTATGTGATCGATCTGGCCAAGGTGATCGATCCGGCAACTATCCAGCGGGTCGAGGCGCTCTGCAAGGAAGTGGATGAGAAGACGGGAGCACAGATCGCCGTCGTAACCGTGCGTTCCCTGGAGGGCGAAACGCGTGAGGATTACGCCGTCGATCTCTTCAAGCATCTGGGAGTGGGACAGAAAGACGACCGCGGCGTGCTGCTGCTCCTGGCTCCGCAGGAGCGCCAATACAAGATCGAGGTCGGCTACGGCCTCGAACCCATAATTAATGATGCCCGGGCCGGGGACATCGGCCGCGAGATGGTTCCCCTGCTTCGCCAGAACAACTACAGCGGAGCGGTGCTGCTGGCGGTTGGCCGGCTGGCTCAACTGATCGCCGCCGAAAAAGGAGTCAAGCTGACTGGCGAGCTTCCGGCGCCGGCTGAGCGACGTGAGCACGTTTCGATTCCCTGGTGGCTTCCCTGGCTGATTATCCTGATCATCTTCCTGATCGGAAGAGGACTAGGAGGGGGCGGCGGGCGCGGCATCCGTCGCCGCTCCGGTCTTGGCGGACTCTGGTGGGCCGGCACGCTGGGTGGGATGGGCGGTGGATGGGGAGGCGGAGGAGGGTGGGGTGGCAGCTCCGGCGGCTACTCCGGCGGAGGCTTTGGAGGTTTTGGCGGCGGCTCCAGCGGCGGAGGTGGCGCCGGCGGCTCATGGTAGCGGGGGAACGGCAGAGTGGCTGCGCGAGAACTGAAAGGTTCTTTCGTTTGTCATCCTGAGCTAGGGCCGAATAATAAAGATGAGGCCCGAGTCGAAGGACCTGGTGTTTGTAAACCTACGATGACCCCGTGGGGGGCCAGGCAAGGCGCAACTCCACACAAGGTTTGAAGCCACGGTTAATAAGCAATGAGCAACGCCAATGGCAAACTCGAAGAACTGGTCCAGCGCCTGCAAAGCGTTGCCGGTCGAAACCTCGAATCGGTTGTGCTCTACGGTTCTGCCGCCCGCGACGACTTCAGCGAAAAATACTCTGACCTGAACCTGCTCTGCATTCTCAAAGACGCCAGCTCCGCCGAGCTAGACAAGCTGGCCCCTGTGGTGCAATGGTGGTCGAAGCATCTGGGACAACGTCCGCCCCTGTTGCTCACAGCCGAAGAGATGCGAGCCTCGGCTGATGTCTATGCCATGGAGATGCTGGATATCCAGGCCAGTCATCGCATCCTTTACGGCAGGGACGCGATCCCTGAGATTGACGTTCCCATGAATCTTCACCGTCTGGAAGTGGAACACGAACTGCGTAACACCCTGCTGCGCCTTCGCCAGCATTATCTTCTTGCCCACGAAGACGAGCAGGAGCTGGAGCGCGTGCTGGCCAAGTCAGCCTCTCAGGTTTCAGCACTCCTTCGGCATTGTTTGATTGTTGTAGGCGCACCCATCCCCGAGTCGCGGCGCGAACTGGTCACTCAGGCCGGAGGACAGTTTGGGGTGGATCCAGC
This genomic interval carries:
- a CDS encoding aldose 1-epimerase, with product MNLTVTHFFACCALLTTSYLTALSYAADQNTNIQMGGQPVLTATRTRSGEGAQFLSIELLPGRGMNTFQIRAYVPGTGEVDLLQSPSVEEAQQKLSGGPDDKFGNAAFGLGGAFLVPYANRIRGKLAPDGQGIEATIMGRTVSLPANWKGKNPGAELHSMHGLILASKMDKFSSNKTADGGVVTALVHAGDFGGHWLSQTDLNFKATLSVGAIDLEVTARNVGKEPEPMGIGWHPWFAILSGDRTQAKLHIPAKMRVEVNNYDDVFPSGKLLPTAGTDFDFTAAAGKTLAKQYLDDNFTDLQRSANGAPEVTLADPAAKYGLRVIALSRQILAFQVYAPPEKPVVAIEPQFNLVDPFNPAWGKTNTGMVTLKPGQSVTYHVRLELFTP
- a CDS encoding PEP-CTERM sorting domain-containing protein codes for the protein MKQLWVLVLLLLVSPATFGTTYSFHPVPSDMNDIDHHFLYSWSISGISLAGQTITSAKLGFTNIQNWNANPNILYIHMFDSALNTPNPAASPAPVTCLSNTQNSKPVTTCQYQYDLGSPDPNISNFVDYIGTNNPSHSPANATAENLFGASVLTSGNTLLGSPSFTTTPQTYWLTFNSSELAALQAYLNNSGNVAFGFDPNCHFFNDGIVFKYTTDPVPEPGSMLLLGSGLCGLAGVVRRKLRK
- a CDS encoding TPM domain-containing protein, whose protein sequence is MPNRSQRRLPFLILVAVGLLAGLASAEKIADIRPTGYVIDLAKVIDPATIQRVEALCKEVDEKTGAQIAVVTVRSLEGETREDYAVDLFKHLGVGQKDDRGVLLLLAPQERQYKIEVGYGLEPIINDARAGDIGREMVPLLRQNNYSGAVLLAVGRLAQLIAAEKGVKLTGELPAPAERREHVSIPWWLPWLIILIIFLIGRGLGGGGGRGIRRRSGLGGLWWAGTLGGMGGGWGGGGGWGGSSGGYSGGGFGGFGGGSSGGGGAGGSW
- a CDS encoding nucleotidyltransferase domain-containing protein → MSNANGKLEELVQRLQSVAGRNLESVVLYGSAARDDFSEKYSDLNLLCILKDASSAELDKLAPVVQWWSKHLGQRPPLLLTAEEMRASADVYAMEMLDIQASHRILYGRDAIPEIDVPMNLHRLEVEHELRNTLLRLRQHYLLAHEDEQELERVLAKSASQVSALLRHCLIVVGAPIPESRRELVTQAGGQFGVDPAPFLAALDLREERRLQAGVRETYHFYIRGLASLISEIDRAVPKEQWRRVSNSPRPSS